attttaaaaaccactattttagTCCCCTTTTTAAGTTTTATATGCAATTTTCATCTCCGTATTTTACTTTTTTCTACAAAATTAGTTCATATTTTTGTCTCCTTTTCAACAGGAAATTCAAAAGAAGGACCAAAACCGTGATTTTAAAAATAGaaggaacaaaaataaaataaaataaacaaaataggaGACAAAAGttgtaattaagaaaaaaaataaataaggttttataaaaattttagatGAATGATTGTTCAACAACTATTCATGGAGAAGTACTAAAAGATTGGTCTCTACAAGACAAATTTGCCTCATGTTTAGGCTACTTCTCACCGTGTACGGAGAGTTTTATTTATTGgctttattataaattttattttcaaatctatGAATATGTTCTATGATAATCAGACTACTTTATGATTTAGAACAATAAAAGTGGATTTTTTAGGAGAATTTTTCATtgcattcataaaaaatacctctgaaaactCCAAAGTGTGGTTCAGATATGTATATTTGAACGCATTATTTTCACATTTTAAAGatgtttcagatatgcatatccgaaaacacattCTTCAAACGCTTTTTCATTTAAACGTTGAAAAATGTAGGATAGgcatatttgaaaaaaattcaaaaaaattgaaaaatttagaATAtggattaattcggatatgcatctctgaattaattagtatctcaattttttttattttattttaagaaaatatttattaataatataattaaagtgattaaataaaattttaattttgtaaataatttatttgtcataatttttttaaattataaaaacaattattttttaaatgactacACCATTatgtattataattaatataattatcctGTTAAAAATATTctctattaatattataatttttaatttatattattttttttctttatttaattttatataaaaatagtatgttgatttaaatatttaataggtTGATAtcattattatatcttgattataatgatatatatttaattatatattttaattatagatTTGGTGCGTTCGGAAATGCATGTATATGGATCTATCAagaaattcactttttttttatCTAATGGGCCAACAAGCACTACTCAAAATGAATTGGAAGAAAATAAAGATCTATACAAAAGGGAGGGGGTAAAACCAAACCCTCTAATAAAATTTGGAGAAATCGATGCGAGACATCAAATACAAAAACgtgagtaaaaaaaattataattatatatcaccttaaaaaaaattaatttttgtcacTTGACCAAAAATAAACACGTAgtaataatgaataataattatataattaatcaaaCATTAAATTTTTACTTTTAAGAAAGTTATTTGATTACTCATTTAATGGTATAATGATTTTAATTACTATTCAATGTCAACTGATCCATAGGTTTTGAATACGGCCATTGTTTGGAGGCAATGGGTTGTTGATGCCTTGATGGTAGGTATAATCAATTCTAaaaaacaattataataattttttttgacaacCAAAAACTTAATTCATATCATTATGAGTAATATAAAGAGGAATCGTGTATAACAAACTACGCCTAGTCCAAGAATCGGCCGCTTTTGTTAATGAAtgagcaaccgaattcgcttggcgttttacaaactttacctcaaagttaaaaaaagtggacaacaattataataattttagtcTTCAAGCAAAAGGAAAACAAAATACAAGACAAAAAAGCATACAAGCAAAAAATCAATTTAACTTGAAAAATAATCATACGTTTAGAAACTGAATTTATTCACTTTCATTTTTACTtgaacaataaacaacaacaaaaaatgttTAATACACCACTTCAACAGCATTTCTAACCATCGAAACTGTCCTAAATTTCAAGATAAATTAAAGTAGCATaaacttattaattaaaataccaACACCAACCAATCACATAAAAATCTCAAACTAAACCTCTTTCACACCACTTGACTTCTCTTCAACTTCAAAAGCAGAAACAGGAAAAGTTCTAGAAAGTCCAGCATGAGTTTGAAAAGTGATTTTCCCAGTAGGTGGATCATCAACATAAATATCACTAAGTGTCACCCAAATGAAAAGCTCTTTGCTTTTAACACCATTCAGTTTCTTAATCTTACCTTTTTCAACATAAGAAGTGACTTCAGTAGCATAAGAAGTAAGTTTCCCAATCTTTTCAAATTTGTGTGTTATGCTGTTCTTCTGTTTCAGCCAAACGAAACCTGTTTCTCTGTGGTGACCAACTTCTATGATGTCTTTCAATGGTAACAGACCTTTGGGGAGACACATTTCTTCCAGAAGGGCTTTGGATTTCACTTGACAGATTTCGTCTCCATAGTATACCTCTGATTCCGATTTGATTTCATCTGTTACCAACgacattgttttgtttttgtttttatttgtttttgttgtgttgttACTGTAGCTTGTGATTGGGGTGTTATATACTTTCACAATTTATgcaacatttaattttttttttatctttcttaTCCAAatccttaaataaataaaaaaacatgttttattttttgttaatgaTAATATCAAAACGTTTTTTTGGTGTAAATACAAAACTGTGTTATGAAAGGAAAGATATCAAAACATTAATGGtttttatttgtaaaataaataattaatgtgatgatgctattattatttttatatagtaTCCGTTACACGAGAAATTTTATAGACTTCTAAAAAAGTTAtacaatttattatatataaaatttttatagTATTCGTTACAAGAGGATTTTGATAGAATTGTAATAAGTAACAGAGTTTATTATATATGAGTTGTCTAAAAAGTTAAGATTATTATCTCAAAACCCAAGCGATTCACCGCTAGACCACACACGCGCACAAATAAAAAGTAATATAATATTGGTCATTTGTTAGTTGTCACGAGTAAGTGAGATTTGACGTATATAATCAAATGTCTTTGCATTACTAACTGATTTAatggaattatatatatatacatttttaTGCAAATTTGTTTATAcatcttttgaaatcaaaatttcattttgagaaaagaaaaaaggtTTAAAAAGGTcatgagaaaaattaaaataaaagtaaatttgaattgaaaactaaaacaaaattctTTTATCGTAAgttattttttagaaattattttgtaTGTATGGACATTATATTTTTACACGTGCAATTAATTTAATCACTATACAATTCtacttttcatttcaatttttaattttttaaagaaaatttatttaatataatttgaatGAATGCATGTGTAAAATATTTACACAGTTAATATATATTCCCTCGGTCCCAAATTAAATACCGTATTTGAACATTTtagacaaattaaaaaaatttgagaGTGATATATGTAGGATTAGTTGAAGGGTAATAttgaaagaataaaataaaagttgtattgaaaatcaaaagctaacacttatttttggataaataatttgttaaaatGCGACATTTATTTTGGGAGAGATGAGtataaattaatttctatttttttatttgttacttttataaaaaaattatgtttatttttccttttttataaactataaaaaaatcaaatattaatttattaatattattttaaaatatttattgtgAAGAGTTAAATAAgtgaaattatataataattaaattgttagTATATTATGCAAGGGGGTTAATTTCTGCTTAACTAAAAGTTATGGATTTGAATTCACTCTTAACTTAAACATGCAGTAGTGTGTTAAATATTTTTAGGAAAAATTTGCCACAtatctgtttggtaaaaatagcggttgactgataagctagctgatagcttatagcttatgactgatggctgatgacttttagcttatagcggatggttgagactgatagcttataagctaattgaagtgtttggtaaaattagcggttcaattaacttataaatgtaaaatgacataaaagatatttaatatatatttattttattttaaattaaaataaatcataagggttaaaaatggattttaattaaaataataaggataaaaaatgaagaaaaaacaaaaagctataagacataagctaaaatgttatttgaaatagcgtctggaaaataagctataagctagtaaaataagctataagctcgtgatgaaaataccgttatcaaacgggtctaaattatcatatgagcttataagacataaggcataagctataagctcgaaaacatggcTTATCAAATATGCATAGAGGATGTATTGTTTTATTATAGTCATATTATATTTAAACAATTAGTCTTTAGTCTTTACAAATATGCATAGAGgatatattgttttttaaaataattattacttGTATATTATATAAAAGTATCAATAATTACTTTCATCATTAAAATATGCATTAAAGTTGTcccttttaaataaattaaaagatacTCCCTTCttccgtttctttttaagtgtcatgtTAACAAAAAGTTTTCTAAATAGTGGATTGTTAGAATTACTTTTCCTTTCAtactcttatttatttttcttttttcaaataaattcatTTATATATCCTCTTTTTTCAATAACTAATAGAAAAATGTAAGATGGAGTTATTGAAAAAATGatggtataattgacaaattataacattaaattataaaacgatacttaaataggaacaaaaaaattcttctaaaacaacACTTAAAAAAGAACGGGGGAAGTATTATTCAATAGATTGtacatttttttttggtttatcaccaccaGTTTAGTCCGGTTCGAGGTCAGTTCTGGcataaattttacattttttaaGCATATAATTTGTGTCCATTTTTGCAAAATtcgtttaatttttttaaatgcatTTATTAATCTTTAACAAAAATATTTCCAATTAAAAATTGAGAATTAAAAGAATAACTACTTGCCGCTTTTAATAAATGCAtagtaattttataaaatatccaCATTATTAAtattgaaaacaaatattttttattattttctgttGACCAAAAGGTTATTTCAATTACATATAGTAAAAATAATGTTGTTCCTTATGCCTAATAATTGTTAgatatttagttaaaaaaaattcttgTGATTGTCTCTAAGTCATTTGATTAGTTTGTTATTAGATTAAGGAGAAAGATTTCATTCTCTCAAATTGTTGatcatgttttgttttttttttttggcagaATTGTTGATCATGTTAAAATCTGCATTTGATAATGGATTAAGACCAATTATATTTATTCTCCTATGATCTTCAATTATTAATCCTTTTACTTGCTTTGGCTTTTGAATTCTTTATAACATTATGATTTATTTGTACATAAATTCTTTATAACATTAcgatttatttattcattttatcaagaaaaagaaaatttgtgtttttttaataaaaaaatcaattatattgaaaaactcaataaataaataaaagagaaattaCAACATAAATTAGATAAATACGTGCACGAACACAAACATAACAAGTGACTTTATAGATAACCAAtcacaaatttttattaattaaaaaataaaaaatatttttttctctctcctatttAATCACAATCACCCCataaatctaattaaaaaaatttaaattttaaataaatttaaaaatatctcTTTTCTTATTGATTGTTCGTGACACTAATAATTTATGTtcgtatttatataattttttttcataaactaGTCCACTCCGACCCGAAGCAAACAGTGAAGGATACATCTTCCAATTTTCTCACGAAATCTCTATCCTACAAGAGAGACTTAATCGAAAATATCAGCAAAGAAATATGCAAAATATCAGCAAAGAAATATGCAAAATATCACCTTTAAAAATAATTGCATTCTTAGTCCGCTAAATATTCCAAATTACTAGAAACCATAAGATTTGTGTTCATCTTCAAGATTTGTGTTCATCTTGAAGAAAAAAGAACAATAGAAAAAGTAATTATTCAAAGCAATGTGCACCGCTTATTCTTCTTTATTTAAGTATCACGTGTTATAACAAGTGGTTACAAAGATATGCTCAAGGGCTATACATACATGAAACATTTAGTAACTACATAACAAAGTAACATTAACCACCTAACTAACTAGTAGGGACCACAGCCACTTATATAACATTATAAATTCCTAAATGTGATACTCTCTCTTGAGTGGAAAAAAAAGTATGCATCCATCGTACTCAATTGGATGATAAAGAATCAAACAGCAAGTGCAAAGTTTTTGTAAGAGGATCAACAAGTTGAAGAGGGGTCTTAACATGAATTAATTCAAGAACATGGGCTGCACATGttgccatatgaaatgccaatTAATGTTTATATGTTTGTATCCGTGACGTATAGGATTCAGGGCGGCCCAATCAACGCAGAGGCCCCGATCTAATTTTTAAAATGGatccaaatttaaaatataaatacaattataataatttaaaaagacacataaaaattatatttatgtattaatcaataatatatttaattaaaattattttaaattttgatctatctcaatttttgtatgtattgagtttttattatatcattttttgatttattgaatttttatcataacattttatttatttcaattaatatttatggaaaaaaattagacCTTTTAAAATTTTGGGGCCCCTAAAATCTGAGGCCCTGTGCTGTAGCACTTCCTGCACATGCACAGGACCGGCCCTGATAGGATTTGAAGACAATTATGTGGAAGATATGTTATCACAAAAATGGTTCTctattatttttctctttattttttttattaatataattttgtgtttaaaaAATACGCATATATaaaatatgtaatatataattaatacacataaaactataaaattatagtaatggagtttttaagttattttaattaagaaatagaGAGGATTCTTATCCTCACGAAACACTATAACCGAATGTAATTCAACTTTAAATGATTTTAGTATTGACCAAATGACTCCAAAcatagaaaataaattattatatttcaaattttcaaaaacatttatttataaaaatcctttagtttaaaaacatttatattaTAATCGATGAATAGAAAATGATTAAGCAGCGGAATaagataaataacaaaaataaaagatatagcTGATATAAAAATTATACCAAAAGTTTATCCTAGTTCGGCTTAAATCATTTGGCTTAATCCAATTTAGGtttggcaaacgggcatgcccactTCACAAAAGTGATAGTGTCAAGCCACAAGTGTACGACAATATCAAGTAATATAATAAGATCAAATTCACAGGGAGATGTAGATGAGTACTGGATTTTATCCTAACGATGTTTAGCTAAAGTGATCACAATGTTGGTTGTTTAGTgcaaatcaaaataaattgataGATGATAAAAATAGGACACCGGGTTGTGATCATCTATCTAAACCAGGGGCGGTTCTAGAGCCCAGCTAGTCCGgacacgcgcccgggctcaatcccgggctcaacccctattttctttataCTCCTCTAacttaatagtcgatttttagacaaaattatgggcaaaattaataaaaaatagggtgtaaaaattaaaacagatgaataattaGTGGGGTAAATCTTTTTCCCAGGCTATCTAAAATTCCTAGCTCCGCCACTGATCTAAACTCACCCTATTAATTATCGGTATTTGAACACGACAATGTCTAAGTAGTTTATAGAAAAGTAGATAAATATGTGTGACACCCACTTTCATGGCGTGCACATGTAGACGTGTTTCTAGCACGGCTAAGCGACTTTCTCAATCGAGAGCGAGTCACCTTGTCATGACTGGTGCCTTGCTACTCTATTGTATACTAATCTACAGTCCGATTTCGATTCATATCCTTTTGGACTATGATCATATATGGGTTGCCTTTGCTTTCACAACTGACACAAATATATTTGAGAGTTtgaattctaaaataaaaatggCTATAATTCTCGTAGTTGATATTCGAATAAATCAATTAGGGATCGTCATGAGGTAGACTCTCACGATCCCTTGTCCTTATAAGACTACTCATTCATGGTGAGGTAAACAACAATCAAGTAAATGAAAGACATGCATGCAAGTAGATAAAGTAAAGCAATATAAATAACCTAAATTTAAGCAAACTTGactaaataaaagaaaacaagagAATTATAATAGAGGAATACAAATGAGAGCAAAGAACTAAAGTTGGAAATTGCAATGTTTATAGTAGTAACAGGTGATACAAATATCAAGCTCAAGAGcactatttataaaaaaactagCCATCAATCACTCATAAAAATCAATGATTTCATGCTCAATCATTAAAACCCATTAACATCAAGTCTTGGGAGGTTTAAGGTGTCTAAAAGTCACAAAAACGCCTCAAAACAATGAAATTTGTAATTGTCACTGGGTGCAATACGAGTGTGTCACCTGGTTGCATCACGAAACACCTCCCGTGTCAGAGGACACGACTATCCCTCGATTGTCTTGTATGGGAAGCTTGCGCCAACACTGCCTGTGTCCGCTGACACATACTCGTGTTGCTCACAAGTATTTTGTATGGTGAGGGTTCCTTTATGCGCGATCTTTGCTTTTTCACTCCAGTTAGGTCCATTACTCTCTTATTTcttgaaaaaaatcaaaagaacaTAAAGCGCATAAAATCGAACTAAAGCAATTAAAACACATaagaaaacaaaagcaaaataagCTAAAACTCTGATGCAATAATCACTTATCAAACACCCCTAAACTTAAACAGTTGCTTGTCCTCAAACAACAAGCtttcttaaaaaaattcaaatcaagcaGTTCAGTTCTTCAAAAGCTTAAAAGAATGAAATCACGAATACTTATACATGGTTCATTTTTTCGATCAGCTAAGATCTAGGTTCCCCAGTACTTATCAACACCAAAACCATTACAAGAACATAAGACTGTAAAAAAGATACAAACAAAAGTTTCCTATTTCGGCTACCTCTCTAGCCATGCTTTTGACTTAAGtctcttttttttcaattttccttACCTTTGGTTTGGACAATGAAATTAAGATATTTGGAATTATTATAATCATCACACGCACAATGTTACAATTAAAGTTAAAGTAGGGAAATACCCCCAACTTAAACCAGATATTGACCTCAATGTTATGATTAAAGTAGATGGAGGTAAAGAGAAACTCGCATAATACCTCACTGAGGATGTGGGAACCGCAACATAAGGTCGTGCAATGACCTCTGAATGCCAAGTGCATGCTGGCGTTTAGCATGTACCAGCAAGTGAATTGCATGCAATCGTAAAACCTTGGCCATTTAGAGACTGGGTGTTGGATTTGATTGGTGAGATTCGACCAGCATCGTCCAAAAGCAAAAAATACATCCTAGTTGACATAGATTATTgtactaaatggatagaggcaatACCCCAAGTCAATGTATACCAGGAGGTGGTAATAGACTTTATCGAAAAATAGACTATTTTTAGGTTCGGGATCCCTAAGACTATTACGACTGACCATGGATCAATATTTACTGGTCGAAAGGTGCAAGAGTTTGCTTCTACGGTGGGGActaaattgctaacatccacaCCATATTATGCCCAAGAAAATGGTCAGTTTGAAGCGGCCAATAAAATCATTATTTTCCTAATCAAGAAGCATGTGGGGAAGAAACCTAGAAATTGGCATAAGACATTTGACCAAGTTTTATGGGCATATCGAACATCCCCCACGAAGGCAACGGATTCCCCTTTTTTCGACTAACCTATGGATACGATGATGTTCTACCAGTCAAAATATATTTGCGATCGACTAGGATTCAGAGGCAAGATGAAATACCATAAGAACATTATTGGAATATGATGCTAGATGAACTAGTAGATTTTCATGAGGAAAGGCTATCAACACTAGATGTTTTGATGAGGCAAAAAGAGCGAATAGCCAAATTCTATGATAAGTAAatggaaagtatttgaaaagatacaaacctaTACTACaggaaattcaaaatttaattgaataatattaaaagTACGTAATGTCAAAATTGTGTTCAAAAGGGTGCCAAAATGGCAATCATTACAAAGCAGTTACAACAAAAAGTTCAAATTCGAATATACCTAAGCAGGAAACCTAGACTTTAAATCTTCAAGACGTTCCTTAGAGAACGTGAGTCTGGTAATCAAATTCATAAtggcttcttccaactcatccacTTCATCCTTTAGTCGAAGAGCAATCACATTATGTTGGACCCTTTTATTAGCTTCTTGATTGATTGTTTCCCTAGAGGGAAGTGTTTTAAATTTGCTGAATTCGGATTTCTGCTTCTCCAGATTTGCAATTTTCTTTCCCTATTCAGCAACTTGAGCATGGTAGTTGTTGATTTGGCTATTAAAAGAGGCCATTTTATCCTTATTTTCTTGAAGCTGAGTTGTAAGCTCATCGACTCGTGTCTCGAACACCTCACTCAAATCCCATTCTCCATCCATTTCTCCCTTTTTTCTATTGAATCTGGGCATGATAAGCGTTCTTCAGATGAATGTCCTATAAAATATGGTCGAAGAGGGCTTCGAATTCGAACAAAACTAGAAAAGGGAATTCAAAATCCTTTGTTTGTTGATTTCCTTTAGAAATTTCTGAATATTAATTCCGAATTTAGCATCCTCTTCGATAGCCTTGTAGAGGTCAAGGTCAAAGACATTTACTTTAAGTTTTTGTATCATGAGGTTTATAGAGCCTTCAGACACATTGGCCATTGAGGCATTTGAGGAATTCGTAGAGGTAGCCCCAGTCAACAACCTGCGAGTTTCTAAAGTCACCCCAAAGCTTCTGTCAGGTTCTTCTCTTTGATAACCATAATCTCCTCTTTACTAAGAGAAGTGTTGGGGGAATAATCTTGGATTATCGGATCATGTTTCCTCTTGTTCCCTCATGGTGGCTTCGATTTAGCCCTGGTGGAATAATCTCGACAAGAGATTTCAATTTTTCTTCCTCCACTTTTGATTTGTCTTTCTCTATCTTGTGGGGACTTAGTTCAGCTTTTGGATCATCTTGATCTATATTATCATGAACAAAAGCGAGGGTGTCATGGAAGTCATCGTCCTTTTGAGGAGACAATTCGTTGGTCTCATTATGTGGTTCCGGGTCTTGCTCTTTGAGAGTATCTGCACCATCGCCAGTTTGTTTCGATTCTGAATAAACATAAGCAAGACTCGAATTAGGAGGAGTCAAACAATCGATAAGAGAGTGAGTTTTGATAGAAGCTGAAGCTTTTGTATGTGTTTTTTTGCCCTGTAAGTCTTCATTCGACTTTTGTTGTGCCTAAAGAAAAAGAGAGCAATTAGATACACCAGTAAAAAGTTTACAACAAAGAAAGAGGTTACTAATACCTCAGGCTCTTTTTCAGcttgattttgattttagggttagcTGGTTGGCTGCTTGATTTGGATTTGTTAGAGTCGAAAGGTTGAACTTTGCCTTCTTAGTTTGTCGGCCTAGTAGTTAAAGGCTGAGTTTTCTTTGAAAGATTATTCTTTCGAGTCAAACCTTTATTAGGTTTATGTAATACGgcgaactgactttttatttttaagcaaacaatgttgcggtgagcaagagtcgccaccgacttttattttatccaattcttaggaaaagctaaaagaatagaaaaagaccttttaaaaaaagattttgagttcggggggtaatttatacaaagggaaggtttaaggcaccctttgcatccatggttgtccatgggctcttaattgcttagcttaatttgtttcaaaaatgtttgcagtaagtagaaaaagaatttgaagaaggactttagcttgtaaataagcgtagcctttttgaaggttttttgaaaaaaagggtaaaattgtatttaaaccagagcaagcaattagaagcaattaccctaaatttataaaaagttcttttagcctttcagggctatccataccataggagggtaggaagtccttgtattggatgttgaagggtcatcggaaTAAtctttcgccataagactgtccctgccataaagagggcaggtagtttaagggaaagatataatagtcattatttAGGCAACAAGcggggataccttagcaatgggacaaatcatcatttaccg
The Vicia villosa cultivar HV-30 ecotype Madison, WI linkage group LG6, Vvil1.0, whole genome shotgun sequence genome window above contains:
- the LOC131612783 gene encoding uncharacterized protein LOC131612783; its protein translation is MSLVTDEIKSESEVYYGDEICQVKSKALLEEMCLPKGLLPLKDIIEVGHHRETGFVWLKQKNSITHKFEKIGKLTSYATEVTSYVEKGKIKKLNGVKSKELFIWVTLSDIYVDDPPTGKITFQTHAGLSRTFPVSAFEVEEKSSGVKEV